A single genomic interval of Peromyscus leucopus breed LL Stock chromosome 7, UCI_PerLeu_2.1, whole genome shotgun sequence harbors:
- the Cish gene encoding cytokine-inducible SH2-containing protein, whose protein sequence is MVLCVQGSCPLLAGEQSGQRPLWAQSLELPEPTMQPLPTGALPEEVAEETPVQSESEPKVLDPEEDLLCIAKTFSYLRESGWYWGSITASEARQHLQKMPEGTFLVRDSTHPSYLFTLSVKTTRGPTNVRIEYADSSFRLDSNCLSRPRILAFPDVVSLVQHYVASCAADTRSDSPDPVPTPALPVPKQEAPGDAALPLPMATAVHLKLVQPFVRRSSARSLQHLCRLVINRLVADVDCLPLPRRMADYLRQYPFQL, encoded by the exons ATGGTCCTTTGCGTACAGGG GTCTTGTCCTCTGCTGGCTGGGGAGCAAAGTGGGCAGCGGCCTCTGTGGGCCCAGTCTCTGGAGCTGCCTGAGCCAACCATGCAGCCCTTGCCCACTGGGGCACTCCCAGAGGAGGTGGCAGAGGAGACCCCTGTCCAGTCAGAGAGCGAACCAAAGGTGCTGGACCCTGAGGAGGACCTGCTGTGTATAGCCAAGACTTTCTCCTACCTTCGGGAATCTG GATGGTATTGGGGTTCCATTACAGCCAGCGAGGCCCGGCAACACCTACAGAAGATGCCAGAGGGCACGTTCCTAGTACGAGACAGCACCCACCCCAGCTACCTGTTCACGCTGTCCGTCAAAACCACCCGTGGCCCCACCAATGTACGCATCGAGTATGCCGATTCCAGCTTCCGACTGGACTCCAACTGCTTGTCCAGACCTCGAATCCTGGCCTTCCCAGATGTGGTCAGCCTTGTGCAGCACTATGTGGCCTCCTGTGCCGCTGACACCCGGAGTGACAGCCCAGATCCtgttcccaccccagccctgcctgtGCCTAAGCAAGAGGCACCAGGTGACGCAGCCCTGCCTCTCCCCATGGCGACTGCCGTGCATCTGAAACTGGTGCAGCCCTTTGTACGCAGGAGCAGTGCCCGCAGCTTACAACATCTGTGTCGCCTTGTCATCAACCGTCTGGTGGCCGACGTGGACTGCCTACCGCTGCCCCGGCGCATGGCCGACTACCTCCGACAGTACCCTTTCCAGCTGTGA